Proteins encoded by one window of Cannabis sativa cultivar Pink pepper isolate KNU-18-1 chromosome 4, ASM2916894v1, whole genome shotgun sequence:
- the LOC115712088 gene encoding 22.0 kDa class IV heat shock protein-like: MAKPIMKLPIALLILLIITVQSTTALVPYTGGSLWDVMLNNIPSDDPFRILEHTPFPVPTKASEPLALARADWKETASEHVIAVDVPGMKKEEVKIEVEENRVLRVSGEMKAEEEREGDKWHRSERISGKFWRRFRLPENADLDAIKAKLENGVLKITVPKLAEEKKKQPKVIDISEHKAEL; the protein is encoded by the coding sequence ATGGCCAAACCAATAATGAAACTCCCCATTGCACTTCTGATTCTCCTAATCATCACAGTCCAATCCACTACTGCCCTAGTTCCCTACACGGGAGGATCGCTTTGGGACGTGATGCTGAACAACATTCCCTCCGATGACCCTTTCAGAATCCTCGAACACACGCCCTTTCCTGTTCCGACTAAAGCCTCAGAGCCCTTGGCCTTGGCACGTGCGGACTGGAAGGAGACAGCGTCCGAGCACGTGATCGCGGTGGACGTTCCGGGGATGAAGAAGGAGGAGGTGAAGATCGAGGTGGAGGAGAACAGAGTGCTGAGAGTGAGCGGAGAGATGAAGGCTGAGGAGGAACGAGAGGGCGACAAGTGGCACCGTTCCGAGAGGATCAGTGGAAAGTTCTGGAGACGCTTCCGGTTGCCGGAGAATGCAGATTTGGATGCGATCAAGGCTAAGCTTGAGAATGGTGTTTTGAAAATTACAGTGCCCAAACTGGCCGAGGAGAAGAAGAAACAGCCCAAGGTTATTGATATTTCTGAACACAAGGCTGAATTGTGA